Genomic segment of Peribacillus frigoritolerans:
AGATAGCCATAGGCTGGCAATGAGGACAGCCAAAATAGAAAACAAAATTAACGGGACCTATAGCGTTGTCATCCCAGGTAAAAGTCTGAATGAGTTAAGTAAAATCCTTGATGATACAAACGAACTTATTGAAATCGTCATTACCGAAAACCAAGTACTTTTCAAAGCTGAAAATTTATTATTCTTCTCAAGACTGCTTGAAGGGAATTATCCTGATACATCACGCTTGATTCCATCAGATAGCAAAACCGATGTGACTGTTCACACCAAGGATTTTCTACAAGCGATCGACAGGGCTTCTTTATTGGCGAGAGAAGGAAGAAATAATGTCGTCAAATTGACAACCCTGGAAGGCCGTATAATCGAAGTCTCTTCCAATACTCCTGAAATTGGTAAAGTAATTGAAGAGGTACAGGCAGAAGCCATTGAAGGTGAAGACCTGAAAATCTCATTCAGTGCCAAATTTGTAATGGATGCTCTAAAAGCATTGGAAGGTTCCGATATAAAAATTAATTTCACGGGTGCAATGCGACCGTTTGTCATTCGTCCGCTACATGATGATTCCATGCTGCAATTAATTCTCCCGGTAAGAACTTACTAAGCTAAAATAATATTTCAAAAAAATTAAAGGCTTGTATAGCAGGTCTTTAATTTTTTTATATTTAAACATAGGTTTCCAAAAGGTTTTTGGCGTTTTTTAAATGCTGTACGGAACGCTGAATCGCTAAAAACAAGAACTGAAAAAGCTATACTTTGTCTTAATGGGATTAATTTAGTAAAATGAAATATTAAAGACTACTTAGAAATGAGTGAAGCATGAAATGGACTCCATAAAAATCAATACTGAATATATTACGCTTGGACAATTCCTGAAATTGGCCGATTTAATCCAAAGCGGCGGAATGGCCAAATGGTTCTTGAGTGAATACGAGGTTTACATTAATGGCGAATTAGACGTGAGAAGAGGAAGAAAATTAAGATCAGGTGATAAAATAGAAATTCCTGGATTTGGCACCTACACAATTACAAGCTAAAACATAAGGGAAGAGCGGAATATGTATATTGAAAATATAAGTTTGAAAAATTACCGCAACTATACCGAATTGAATCTGACTTTTGAGAATAAAGTCAATGTAATCCTCGGC
This window contains:
- the dnaN gene encoding DNA polymerase III subunit beta; translated protein: MRFIIQRDRLVHSVQEVMKAVTSRTTIPILTGIKISVTSEGVTLTGSDSDISIQSFIPAEVDGDEIVEVKSSGGIVLNARFFSEIVKKLPMDTVEIEVENNFQTIIRSGKAEFNLNGLDPEEYPHLPIIEEENIFKLPTDLLKTLIRQTGFAVSTSETRPILTGVNLKVQDDELTCIATDSHRLAMRTAKIENKINGTYSVVIPGKSLNELSKILDDTNELIEIVITENQVLFKAENLLFFSRLLEGNYPDTSRLIPSDSKTDVTVHTKDFLQAIDRASLLAREGRNNVVKLTTLEGRIIEVSSNTPEIGKVIEEVQAEAIEGEDLKISFSAKFVMDALKALEGSDIKINFTGAMRPFVIRPLHDDSMLQLILPVRTY
- the yaaA gene encoding S4 domain-containing protein YaaA; protein product: MDSIKINTEYITLGQFLKLADLIQSGGMAKWFLSEYEVYINGELDVRRGRKLRSGDKIEIPGFGTYTITS